A single genomic interval of Ruminococcus sp. NK3A76 harbors:
- a CDS encoding isochorismatase family protein, whose product MRSDEKADCAICAQSSCGVALTEYLNSKGEKDIIIIGVSTDYCMDATIKSGFEKGFNMIVPSYTNSTYDNPYFDKETAYRYFNEFMWKDRYAKTITVEQAIQLLQGDIDDV is encoded by the coding sequence GTGCGATCTGACGAAAAAGCTGACTGCGCAATTTGCGCACAATCTTCGTGCGGTGTTGCCTTAACGGAATACCTGAATTCTAAAGGTGAAAAAGATATCATAATCATCGGTGTATCGACAGACTATTGTATGGACGCAACAATAAAAAGCGGTTTTGAAAAAGGGTTTAATATGATCGTTCCTTCATACACAAATTCGACCTATGATAACCCATATTTTGATAAGGAAACTGCCTACAGGTATTTTAATGAATTTATGTGGAAAGATCGTTACGCAAAGACAATTACAGTTGAGCAAGCGATACAGCTGTTACAAGGAGACATAGACGATGTTTGA
- a CDS encoding DUF3592 domain-containing protein — MGVVAVLAGSVLAIFQVLTLFAIIRDIKRMIVCTEKVDARVESVTEKEKEYKDSKTGKVKRKYSYRVTFRFEYNGQTYTSTHVYEKRCSYFKNQDTEIKINPRKPGESWTKGELKDLLSLFLLIPLYVFFDYLYVICVFK; from the coding sequence ATGGGAGTTGTTGCTGTTTTAGCAGGATCAGTTTTGGCAATCTTTCAGGTGTTGACCTTGTTCGCTATTATCAGGGATATCAAAAGAATGATTGTGTGCACAGAAAAAGTTGATGCCCGGGTAGAGTCTGTAACAGAGAAAGAGAAAGAATATAAAGATTCTAAAACAGGTAAAGTGAAACGTAAATACAGTTATAGAGTTACGTTTAGATTTGAATATAATGGTCAGACTTATACGTCAACTCATGTTTACGAAAAGCGTTGCAGCTATTTCAAAAATCAGGATACAGAGATCAAAATAAATCCACGTAAACCAGGTGAAAGCTGGACAAAGGGCGAGCTTAAGGATCTCTTATCATTATTCTTATTAATACCGCTTTATGTGTTTTTTGATTATCTGTATGTAATATGTGTGTTTAAATAA